The following nucleotide sequence is from Tolumonas lignilytica.
GCTTTCTATCCGACGAACTGCAACCGCAGTGGCATGTGGTAACCAAACGCGCAGAGACCACAGAGATTGTTCTTTATTGTAAACCCAACCCAGTTTTTCAAAAGGCTGCCCGCAACGCGCCTCATTCAGCTCTCTTAACAGCATATAAAACCCCTAATACTCACGAAAGATCATCAGCTACTGAAACAATAACTCGCTGATATTAATTTTTTTGCAGTTGTTTTCTTGCATTGGTCAGCCGGCTAGCCAACGCCGCCAATGTGGGATCATTCAAAAAGCTCTCAAGATCCCGACTTAATTTTCTGCGCCAATTCGGATATTCCGTACTGGTTCCCGGCACATTCACCGGTTTATCCATCTCCAGCCAGTCTTCGAGTTGAGTACTGAACAGAGCACTATTTCCTCGGCACATATGCTCCTGTAGCGCGTGCGATAATACTGAACTCATCCCGACCCAACTGACATCATGTCCAATACTATCTGGCAACATCTTGTGCCAGTGTAAGGAATCCAAGACTGCCTGCTTGGCACTGTGTCGTTCCCGATACAGATCCTGCAGCTTCTCTTCATCTGGATAGAGTCCCAATTCACGACCTAATGAGAGATCATCACAATGCCAGAATCCTCTCAGTGTGGGCATATCATGAGTGGTCAATGCGGACATCGCCTGAGCCGGGTAATGAGCTGGAGAAAAATAGCCGCCATCCAACGCACGCTCGAAGAAGAAAACCTTGTAGGAATAGATACCATTCTCGTGCAACAACGTTTTCATTTCGGGAGGCAGAGTACCAAGATCTTCGCCAATGACCATACAACGCTGCCGATGAGACTCCAACGCCAGAATAGCCAGCAAATCCTCTACGGGATAATAGACATATGCCCCCATACTAGACGGCGCACCCGGCGGCACCCACCACAAACGACGTAAACCCATAACGTGATCAATACGCAAAGCACCACAACCTCGCATATTGGCCCGAAGCAATTCGATAAATGGCTGATAAGCCGAGTGATAGAGCCGCATCGGATCTATGGGTGGTAACCCCCAATTTTGTCCCTGAGGACCAAGCGGATCAGGCGGAGCCCCAATGCTGGCTTTAGGGCAATACAAATCTTTATTGGCCCATATCTCACATGATCCTTCCGAAACACCCACGGCCAGATCACGATACAAACCAATTTTCATACCCAGCACTTTTGCCAATTGCTCCGCTTCTGTCATCTGTTGTTCAGCAACCCACTGCAAGAACAGATAGAAACGGATATCGAGCTGATGTGAAGCAATCCAGGTTTTCACCGCGGGTGATTCATAATCCCGATACGCATCCGGCCAGACTGGTGGTCCCCATGCCTCTAAGCCACCGGCATACAAGGTATTCTGCAGTGCATCGAAAGTAGCAAGCTGCAATAAACTTTCGCCACCGACTGTAATATATTCAGCAAACGCACGTCCCCGCTCAGTACGAGCTGAAAGGTCAGCATTCTCAAATAATTGCCGTAACCAGCGGAGTTTGAATGCAAACACCGCCTTATAATCGATCCATGACACAGCGCGTAATTGTCGCAACTGCTCCTGTTCTTCTTCTGCCGATAGCATTTTTTGTATTTCAGGATTGGCCTGAAATTCGGGAATGGCCTCAACATCAATGTAAATAATATTGAGCCAGCGCCGAGACGAAGGACTATAAGGACTGCACGCGTCTGGATTAGCCGGATATAAAGCATGAATGGGGTTCAGGCCAACAAAATCAGCGCCCCATGCGACAACACCACGAATCAACGTTTTCAGGTCAGTAAAATCGCCCACGCCCCAGTTTCGCTGACTGCGCAAACTATATAACTGCACACTGGGGCCCCAGCATTTTTGATTTTGCTGAATAAATTCGGCCTGGAAACAGTGATGAGGTGTAATTATTAAAGAAGATGTCGCTAATATTTCCGCATTATTGCCAGATAAAAGAACAAACTTATGATAACCATAAGGAATATTATGCTGAATATTAATTAAGTATTCTGAAAATAAGAATTCATTATATTGAAAGGATTTTATTTTTTGATTTTCAGCAATATCAAGCAAACCTTGTATTTGATCGCC
It contains:
- the malQ gene encoding 4-alpha-glucanotransferase, which translates into the protein MDDLLELLAKKRGIGQEYTDIWGKTTQTSPENKRAILTAMGYVPSDPEVLAGQIADDDMTHWQQILDPVYVRRQQAEFQLVCRLPAEAVFPTGWRIELESGDQIQGLLDIAENQKIKSFQYNEFLFSEYLINIQHNIPYGYHKFVLLSGNNAEILATSSLIITPHHCFQAEFIQQNQKCWGPSVQLYSLRSQRNWGVGDFTDLKTLIRGVVAWGADFVGLNPIHALYPANPDACSPYSPSSRRWLNIIYIDVEAIPEFQANPEIQKMLSAEEEQEQLRQLRAVSWIDYKAVFAFKLRWLRQLFENADLSARTERGRAFAEYITVGGESLLQLATFDALQNTLYAGGLEAWGPPVWPDAYRDYESPAVKTWIASHQLDIRFYLFLQWVAEQQMTEAEQLAKVLGMKIGLYRDLAVGVSEGSCEIWANKDLYCPKASIGAPPDPLGPQGQNWGLPPIDPMRLYHSAYQPFIELLRANMRGCGALRIDHVMGLRRLWWVPPGAPSSMGAYVYYPVEDLLAILALESHRQRCMVIGEDLGTLPPEMKTLLHENGIYSYKVFFFERALDGGYFSPAHYPAQAMSALTTHDMPTLRGFWHCDDLSLGRELGLYPDEEKLQDLYRERHSAKQAVLDSLHWHKMLPDSIGHDVSWVGMSSVLSHALQEHMCRGNSALFSTQLEDWLEMDKPVNVPGTSTEYPNWRRKLSRDLESFLNDPTLAALASRLTNARKQLQKN